One Osmerus eperlanus chromosome 16, fOsmEpe2.1, whole genome shotgun sequence DNA segment encodes these proteins:
- the LOC134036215 gene encoding aspartyl/asparaginyl beta-hydroxylase-like, giving the protein MGEPVAEPVAPTTVGEEIPEEMKQQLASKNGKAAESAGGSSFFTWFMVLALLGVWTSVAVVYFDLVDYQGVLAKAKDLRINLSEAIQGKLVSYDTDGDGDFDVEDAKVLLERSLTGLRKAERLAKPRDEKPGDVVRKQGKKENPLTKDVGWKLREALKQQLALIHERVEAKKIAKLALAEVRNILEKEDEEKALGLRRDEAAARAKEKVVARLKEEEEKIEKEEMEKAMERLKREKEGVVKEEEEKAGGEEKEKEGKKAKRGGEKKGGKDGEGDGKKGEKDDKTKSKELLKAAKKSKSDKAGKK; this is encoded by the exons ATGGGCGAGCCCGTGGCGGAACCCGTCGCCCCGACGACGGTCGGCGAGGAGATTCCAGAAG AGATGAAACAGCAGCTTGCCAGTAAGAACGGCAAGGCGGCAGAGTCGGCCGGCggcagctccttcttcacctggTTCATGGTTCTGGCACTGCTGGGAGTCTGGACCTCCGTGGCGGTCGTCTACTTCGACCTGGTCGACTACCAGGGCGTCCTCG CCAAAGCTAAGGACTTGCGTATTAACCTCTCAGAAGCTATACAAG GTAAACTTGTTTCCTACGATACGGACGGAGATGGTGACTTCGATGTGGAGGACGCTAAAGTTCTGCTAG AACGTTCTTTAACCGGATTGAGGAAAGCAGAGAGGCTTGCTAAACCCAGAG ATGAGAAGCCTGGCGATGTTGTCAGGAAGCAAGGAAAGAAAG AGAACCCCCTGACCAAAGACGTGGGCTGGAAGCTACGTGAGGCTCTGAAGCAGCAGCTGGCGCTCATCCACGAGCGCGTGGAGGCCAAGAAGATCGCCAAGCTGGCGCTGGCGGAGGTGAGGAACATCCTGgagaaggaggacgaggagaaggCTCTGGGGTTGAGGAGGGACGAGGCAGCGGCCAGGGCGAAGGAGAAGGTGGTGGCCAggctgaaagaggaggaggagaagatagagaaggaggagatggagaaggcgatggagagattgaagagggagaaggagggggtggtgaaggaggaggaggagaaggcagggggtgaggagaaggagaaagagggcaaGAAAGcgaaaaggggaggagagaagaagggagggaaagatggagagggggatgggaagAAAGGGGAGAAAGACGACAAAACAAAAAGTAAAGAACTTCTCAAAGCGGCGAAAAAATCCAAGTCTGACAAGGCAGGCAAGAAGTGA
- the ttpa gene encoding alpha-tocopherol transfer protein isoform X2, whose translation MKSQEEAEYAGELNDLPEDSNFVKPYLLKLREKAQREIDPLHILDFSDGVLIRFLRARDFDIALSLKLLLNYQRWRRECPEISANLHPSSVLGLLQNHYHGVLAHRDHSGSRILVYRIGQWNPKDFSAYEVFRISLITSELVVRETETQRCGVKVIFDLQGWCFGHALQINPSLAKRIASVLTDSFPLKVRGIHLINEPIFFRPVFTMLRPFLPDKIKQRIHMHGGSFEDSLCDHFNSTILPPEFGGEGPAIEEVCREWTNHILRSEELLAQLSAHPAEEMVAPEDRQSAT comes from the exons ATGAAGTCCCAAGAAGAGGCTGAATACGCGGGCGAACTTAATGATTTGCCCGAAGACTCAAACTTCGTCAAACCGTACTTACTAAAGCTGCGGGAGAAGGCACAGAGAGAAATCGACCCACTGCACATTCTGGACTTTTCCGACGGCGTTTTAATTCGTTTTTTGAGAGCCAGAGACTTTGATATTGCGCTGTCACTGAAG CTGCTGCTGAACTACCAGCGCTGGCGCAGGGAGTGCCCAGAGATCAGTGCCAACCTGCACCCCTCCTCTGTGCTGGGCCTGCTGCAGAACCACTATCACGGGGTGCTGGCCCACCGTGACCACAGCGGCAGCCGCATCCTCGTCTACAGGATAG GTCAGTGGAACCCCAAGGACTTCTCAGCGTACGAGGTGTTCCGCATCAGCCTCATCACGTCCGAGCTCGTCGTCAGGGAGACGGAGACCCAGAGGTGTGGGGTGAAAGTCATCTTCGACCTGCAGGGCTGGTGCTTCGGTCACGCCCTCCAGATCAACCCCTCCCTCGCCAAGAGGATCGCCTCGGTGCTCACC gACTCGTTTCCTCTCAAGGTGCGAGGCATCCACCTCATCAACGAGCCCATCTTCTTCCGCCCGGTCTTCACCATGCTCCGCCCCTTCCTGCCTGACAAGATcaaacagaga ATCCACATGCATGGTGGCAGCTTCGAAGATTCCCTCTGCGACCACTTCAACTCGACCATCCTCCCCCCGGAGTTCGGAGGAGAGGGGCCTGCCATAGAGGAGGTGTGTCGGGAATGGACCAATCACATCCTGCGGTCTGAAGAGCTTCTCGCACAGCTCTCTGCCCACCCCGCCGAGGAGATGGTTGCCCCAGAGGATCGCCAGTCAGCTACGTAG
- the ttpa gene encoding alpha-tocopherol transfer protein isoform X1: MKSQEEAEYAGELNDLPEDSNFVKPYLLKLREKAQREIDPLHILDFSDGVLIRFLRARDFDIALSLKLLLNYQRWRRECPEISANLHPSSVLGLLQNHYHGVLAHRDHSGSRILVYRIGQWNPKDFSAYEVFRISLITSELVVRETETQRCGVKVIFDLQGWCFGHALQINPSLAKRIASVLTVRTDDHDDDDDEGLAFFCVVFSLTCPHLPSPVLTCFISSLSQDSFPLKVRGIHLINEPIFFRPVFTMLRPFLPDKIKQRIHMHGGSFEDSLCDHFNSTILPPEFGGEGPAIEEVCREWTNHILRSEELLAQLSAHPAEEMVAPEDRQSAT; encoded by the exons ATGAAGTCCCAAGAAGAGGCTGAATACGCGGGCGAACTTAATGATTTGCCCGAAGACTCAAACTTCGTCAAACCGTACTTACTAAAGCTGCGGGAGAAGGCACAGAGAGAAATCGACCCACTGCACATTCTGGACTTTTCCGACGGCGTTTTAATTCGTTTTTTGAGAGCCAGAGACTTTGATATTGCGCTGTCACTGAAG CTGCTGCTGAACTACCAGCGCTGGCGCAGGGAGTGCCCAGAGATCAGTGCCAACCTGCACCCCTCCTCTGTGCTGGGCCTGCTGCAGAACCACTATCACGGGGTGCTGGCCCACCGTGACCACAGCGGCAGCCGCATCCTCGTCTACAGGATAG GTCAGTGGAACCCCAAGGACTTCTCAGCGTACGAGGTGTTCCGCATCAGCCTCATCACGTCCGAGCTCGTCGTCAGGGAGACGGAGACCCAGAGGTGTGGGGTGAAAGTCATCTTCGACCTGCAGGGCTGGTGCTTCGGTCACGCCCTCCAGATCAACCCCTCCCTCGCCAAGAGGATCGCCTCGGTGCTCACCGTACGGACTGACgaccatgatgatgatgatgatgaaggctTGGCTTTCTTTTGTGtcgttttctctctcacctgtcctcacttgccctcacctgtcctcacttgtttcatctcttctctttctcaggACTCGTTTCCTCTCAAGGTGCGAGGCATCCACCTCATCAACGAGCCCATCTTCTTCCGCCCGGTCTTCACCATGCTCCGCCCCTTCCTGCCTGACAAGATcaaacagaga ATCCACATGCATGGTGGCAGCTTCGAAGATTCCCTCTGCGACCACTTCAACTCGACCATCCTCCCCCCGGAGTTCGGAGGAGAGGGGCCTGCCATAGAGGAGGTGTGTCGGGAATGGACCAATCACATCCTGCGGTCTGAAGAGCTTCTCGCACAGCTCTCTGCCCACCCCGCCGAGGAGATGGTTGCCCCAGAGGATCGCCAGTCAGCTACGTAG